One region of Synechococcus elongatus PCC 11801 genomic DNA includes:
- a CDS encoding M15 family metallopeptidase — MWKRFWLTILGVLCFCGWIVSHSWANTPVDLSSKPISEIATWQRFLIDIQTLIPDVDLDIRYYRDYNFVGRKIDGYQAPKCLLTPAATQALAAVQADLAPQGYALEIYDCYRPQQAVDLFVLWAEDLDDRQMQQQFYPQVNKADLFQDGYIAAKSGHSRGSTVDVTLVPLKSKTTPCTRSRPCQDNSLDMGTAFDYFDPLSHTLNFQISPEQQQNRLRLKTAMERQGFRNLPEEWWHYTLQNEPYPETYFNFPVQ, encoded by the coding sequence ATGTGGAAGCGTTTCTGGCTGACCATTCTTGGTGTCCTATGTTTCTGCGGCTGGATTGTCAGCCACAGCTGGGCAAATACACCTGTCGATCTATCTTCAAAGCCGATTTCTGAGATCGCCACTTGGCAACGATTTCTCATTGATATTCAAACTCTGATTCCTGATGTAGATCTCGATATTCGCTATTACAGGGATTACAACTTTGTGGGTCGAAAAATTGATGGCTATCAGGCACCGAAATGTCTGTTAACACCTGCAGCTACACAAGCCTTAGCAGCTGTTCAAGCTGACTTGGCTCCGCAAGGATATGCTCTAGAAATTTATGATTGCTATCGTCCTCAACAGGCTGTCGATTTGTTTGTTCTCTGGGCTGAAGATCTGGACGATCGCCAAATGCAGCAGCAATTTTATCCTCAGGTCAACAAGGCTGACTTATTTCAGGATGGTTATATCGCAGCAAAATCAGGCCATAGCCGAGGAAGTACCGTTGATGTAACGCTGGTTCCCCTCAAGAGCAAGACAACTCCCTGTACGCGATCGCGTCCCTGTCAAGACAATAGTTTGGACATGGGAACTGCTTTTGATTATTTTGATCCTCTCTCACATACTCTGAACTTTCAAATTTCACCGGAACAACAGCAAAATCGCTTGCGTTTAAAAACAGCAATGGAACGGCAAGGGTTTCGGAATTTACCGGAAGAGTGGTGGCACTATACGCTCCAGAATGAGCCCTATCCCGAGACTTACTTTAATTTCCCAGTGCAGTGA
- a CDS encoding peroxiredoxin, whose amino-acid sequence MSLRLGDTVPNFTQQSSEGEINFYDWAGDSWVILFSHPADYTPVCTTELGTVAKLKDEFAKRNVKPIALSVDDVESHKGWISDINETQSTQVNYPILADPDRKVSDLYDMIHPNANNTLTVRSVFIIDPNKKLRLTLTYPASAGRNFDELLRVIDSLQLTDNYSVATPANWNDGDDVVVVPSIPTEQAREQFPKGVTEVKPYLRLTPQPNR is encoded by the coding sequence ATGTCTCTTCGTCTCGGCGATACCGTCCCCAACTTTACTCAGCAGTCCAGTGAAGGCGAAATCAACTTCTACGATTGGGCCGGAGATAGCTGGGTCATCCTGTTCTCGCACCCCGCCGACTATACGCCCGTCTGCACGACCGAATTGGGCACCGTCGCTAAGCTCAAAGATGAATTTGCCAAGCGCAATGTCAAGCCGATCGCGCTGAGCGTTGATGATGTTGAGTCCCACAAAGGCTGGATCAGCGACATCAATGAAACCCAAAGCACCCAAGTCAACTACCCGATCTTGGCAGACCCCGATCGCAAAGTGTCGGATCTGTATGACATGATCCACCCCAACGCCAACAACACCTTGACGGTGCGTTCGGTGTTCATCATTGATCCCAATAAAAAGCTGCGTCTGACCCTGACCTATCCCGCTAGCGCTGGTCGTAACTTTGACGAGCTGTTGCGGGTGATCGATTCGCTGCAACTGACTGATAACTACAGCGTTGCTACCCCTGCTAACTGGAATGATGGCGACGATGTTGTTGTCGTGCCGTCGATTCCGACTGAACAAGCGCGCGAGCAGTTCCCGAAAGGTGTCACGGAAGTGAAGCCTTACCTGCGTCTGACCCCGCAACCCAACCGCTAA